In Streptomyces longhuiensis, the following proteins share a genomic window:
- a CDS encoding RNA polymerase sigma factor SigF codes for MSPRLDESRTDQASTSTPPPEHEAFDNLAGLPEIPPFDEVAPQDARALSKTLFERLESIEEGTHEYSYVRNTLVELNLALVKFAASRFRSRSEPMEDIIQVGTIGLIKAIDRFELSRGVEFPTFAMPTIVGEIKRFFRDTSWSVRVPRRLQELRLDLAKAGDELAQQFDRAPTVGELAERLGITNDEVVEGMAASNAYTASSLDAQPEEDDSEGALADRIGYEDHGLEGIEYVESLKPLIAELPSRDRKILSLRFVANMTQSEIGEELGISQMHVSRLLSRTLVRLRKGLTLEE; via the coding sequence ATGTCACCCCGGCTCGACGAATCGCGTACTGACCAGGCGTCGACGTCGACACCCCCACCGGAACACGAGGCCTTCGACAACCTGGCCGGCCTGCCGGAGATCCCGCCGTTCGACGAGGTGGCCCCCCAGGACGCACGGGCCCTGTCCAAAACGCTCTTCGAACGGCTGGAGTCCATCGAAGAGGGCACCCACGAGTATTCGTATGTCCGCAACACGCTCGTTGAACTCAATCTCGCCCTGGTGAAGTTCGCGGCGTCCCGGTTCCGCTCCCGCAGCGAGCCGATGGAGGACATCATCCAGGTCGGCACGATCGGCCTGATCAAGGCGATCGACCGCTTCGAGCTGAGCCGCGGCGTCGAGTTCCCCACGTTCGCGATGCCGACCATCGTCGGCGAGATCAAGCGCTTCTTCCGTGACACGTCCTGGTCGGTCCGCGTTCCGCGGCGCCTCCAGGAGCTTCGTCTCGACCTTGCCAAGGCGGGCGACGAACTCGCCCAGCAGTTCGACCGCGCACCGACGGTGGGCGAGCTCGCCGAGCGCCTGGGCATCACGAACGACGAGGTCGTCGAGGGCATGGCCGCCTCCAACGCCTACACGGCCAGCTCCCTGGACGCACAGCCCGAGGAGGACGACTCCGAGGGCGCGCTCGCGGACCGCATCGGGTACGAGGACCACGGGCTCGAGGGCATCGAGTACGTCGAGTCCCTGAAGCCCCTGATCGCCGAACTCCCGTCCCGGGACCGGAAGATCCTCTCCCTGCGCTTCGTGGCCAACATGACGCAGTCGGAGATCGGTGAGGAGCTGGGCATCTCCCAGATGCACGTGTCCCGGCTGCTGTCGCGCACGCTGGTGCGCCTGCGCAAGGGCCTCACGCTCGAGGAATAG
- a CDS encoding ATP-binding protein, producing MSTTRPYSPGDRGPEPEAAGETGGTPGLPPVDVGRAAGHQSRRLNLVGAAGIVPLARDFTREALHAWGWMPADTADRRAAAEDVLLVVSELVTNACLHAEGPEELRISCDSKVLRIEVSDRGAGQPAPRTPHRAGRPGGHGMFIVQRLCVDWGVVRTAGVPGKTVWAEVGAPA from the coding sequence ATGAGCACCACCCGGCCTTACTCGCCGGGCGACCGCGGCCCGGAGCCGGAAGCCGCCGGCGAAACCGGTGGCACGCCAGGTCTGCCCCCCGTCGACGTCGGGCGGGCAGCCGGGCACCAGAGCCGCAGGCTGAACCTCGTCGGGGCAGCCGGCATCGTTCCCCTGGCCCGCGACTTCACCCGCGAGGCGCTGCACGCGTGGGGCTGGATGCCGGCGGACACCGCCGACCGGCGGGCCGCCGCCGAGGACGTCCTGCTCGTCGTCTCCGAGCTGGTCACCAACGCCTGCCTGCACGCCGAGGGCCCCGAGGAGCTGCGTATCTCCTGCGACAGCAAGGTGCTGCGCATCGAGGTCTCCGACCGGGGGGCCGGACAGCCCGCGCCCCGGACCCCGCACCGCGCCGGCCGCCCCGGAGGGCACGGAATGTTCATCGTGCAGCGCCTGTGCGTGGACTGGGGGGTCGTCAGGACCGCGGGTGTCCCCGGCAAGACCGTGTGGGCCGAAGTCGGGGCGCCCGCCTGA
- a CDS encoding LPXTG cell wall anchor domain-containing protein, producing the protein MSYRTYQKRTAALALAAALAGSGVLMAAPAAQADVQDVNYQCKTPIGNKGAVSPIDIKGVKSGSGYKITMSFQKGVSSSPVELGKGAMKPSAVIKLGGAETGSLPVSGPANAEAVPANTPIKISDLSGTYTPAKSGKVTFTAGVLTIKALGTTTTCTPANSPKPSLTLDVKSAGGGGTSGGSSGGSQSTPSGGELPQTGPEDSAIALGTLGGTVLLAGAAGVLWLTRRNQAAR; encoded by the coding sequence GTGTCGTACCGGACGTACCAGAAGCGAACGGCAGCGCTCGCGCTGGCCGCGGCCCTGGCCGGCTCCGGGGTGCTGATGGCCGCCCCCGCAGCCCAGGCCGATGTGCAGGACGTCAACTACCAGTGCAAGACGCCGATCGGGAACAAGGGAGCGGTCTCCCCGATCGACATCAAGGGCGTGAAGAGCGGCAGCGGCTACAAGATCACCATGTCCTTCCAGAAGGGCGTCTCGTCCAGCCCGGTCGAGCTCGGCAAGGGCGCCATGAAGCCCAGCGCCGTCATCAAACTGGGCGGCGCCGAGACCGGCTCCCTGCCGGTGTCCGGGCCGGCGAACGCGGAGGCGGTCCCCGCCAACACCCCCATCAAGATCAGTGACCTGTCGGGCACCTACACCCCGGCGAAGAGCGGCAAGGTCACCTTCACGGCGGGTGTCCTCACCATCAAGGCGCTCGGCACCACGACCACGTGCACACCCGCGAACAGCCCGAAGCCGTCACTGACCCTGGACGTCAAGTCGGCCGGGGGCGGCGGCACTTCGGGCGGATCCTCGGGCGGCTCGCAGAGCACCCCGTCCGGTGGCGAACTGCCGCAGACGGGACCCGAGGACTCCGCGATCGCGCTCGGCACCCTCGGCGGCACGGTGCTGCTCGCGGGCGCCGCGGGCGTGCTGTGGCTGACGCGACGCAATCAGGCGGCGCGCTGA
- a CDS encoding STAS domain-containing protein has translation MDRGTVGSAHRGRLLVEVREEGASAVVTPVGELDHHTADLLREPLESCLTAGFSRLVIDCSRLEFCDSTGLNVLLGARLKAEAAGGGVHLAGMLPVVARVFEITGAEAVFTVHESLAAALDD, from the coding sequence ATGGACCGCGGGACAGTCGGCAGCGCGCATCGGGGCCGGCTTCTGGTCGAAGTGCGGGAAGAGGGCGCCAGCGCCGTCGTGACTCCGGTGGGTGAGCTGGATCACCACACCGCCGATCTATTGCGAGAACCGCTGGAGAGCTGTCTCACCGCCGGGTTTTCACGGCTGGTGATCGACTGCTCACGGCTCGAGTTCTGTGATTCGACCGGACTCAACGTGCTGCTGGGTGCCCGGCTCAAGGCGGAGGCCGCCGGTGGCGGAGTCCATCTGGCCGGGATGCTGCCGGTGGTGGCCCGGGTCTTCGAGATCACCGGCGCGGAGGCCGTCTTCACCGTTCACGAGTCGCTGGCCGCGGCTCTCGACGACTGA